Proteins from a genomic interval of Patescibacteria group bacterium:
- a CDS encoding DUF4870 domain-containing protein, which produces MPEEKPIQTPEIDIDRAMGVISYIGILCIIPLLVKKQSKFAQHHARQGLVLFIGEIALIIIAVVPLLGWLLSFLGWIVAVLFSVMGIINALAGKMWEMPVLGKYAKKFKF; this is translated from the coding sequence TGCCAGAAGAAAAACCTATTCAAACCCCGGAGATTGACATTGACCGGGCCATGGGCGTGATTTCCTACATTGGGATTTTATGCATCATTCCCTTGTTGGTCAAGAAACAAAGCAAGTTTGCCCAGCACCACGCCAGACAAGGACTAGTGCTTTTTATTGGTGAGATTGCTTTGATTATTATTGCCGTGGTGCCCTTGCTTGGTTGGCTTTTATCTTTTCTCGGTTGGATCGTTGCTGTCCTGTTTTCGGTAATGGGTATTATAAATGCCTTGGCTGGTAAGATGTGGGAGATGCCGGTGTTAGGGAAG